A genomic region of Oncorhynchus mykiss isolate Arlee chromosome 4, USDA_OmykA_1.1, whole genome shotgun sequence contains the following coding sequences:
- the LOC110521073 gene encoding MAX gene-associated protein isoform X1, translating into MEDPTVLEERVEDSAITTSITTSIPFDSVTMEPGLANEDVVEDQEAVAMTDKDASLTIIAMASSTDTITNTEVNLAMASSTHSEVNLAIALSTDVITNKEASGTIAVPMDSGINSDAKPANTPIVSASLSPAATVTNTGANPALPSPFLSSAASGPAPGGLHPEEEGLSAISSCGSVGVTLENSNVWREFHCCGTEMILTKQGRRMFPYCRYRLTGLEPTRRYCLVLSITPVDTYRHRWNLKEWEPSGPGEPHTQASCRLFPHQDSSALGKVWMASLVSFYKLKLTNHCLDQEGHVLLHSMHRYRPSLHVIPVADGDDLGFDPKLLDLQLLGPEVMTFTFPQTEFYAVTSYQNTRITQLKIDYNPFAKGFREDSGSPRLAKPRPEHPQAGKGDIRSPGRSTARSNGGEGTEHIVTVNNAVADISMKKRSLPTTHPVGEVSGKLRKVAPGTADSDVNQTDVSASEEGMDLDYSDHVFHRQYLRAQLALPSGASRPENSPGAGGERLGAGMDHSRQASLTANPQNTTQSTVLHTNRCSKPLKRSTVEPMDSEVPPSQKVPLVEPTMTAPISLTETQEDKAASLTPKTSKPQKIAPKPSPIPSPLTPTASPFAVPKPWKKGRKPGGNRWGSVGKVSKGTKAATAAVTATSSPIPVAMQPELDDVEGLLFVSFTSKEALGVHVEDMPSNNTSPVTQEQPEKTVLESVEEKIAVLESVEEKIAGLQTILLQDLNTLKHRQVIHPVLQEVGLKLSSLDQGLAIDLQYLGVRLPLSPPVFTGLGSATSTDGSRSFVSRTGKTSDLTKIKGWRDKFIRTKETSKNHNPNRSAFCSEMLDQYLESEAQRISDRAAAFSHNPLGSVAYQLPVTSTSYVRTLDSVLKTRAPPPPAFCRPCPLSRKPLLYAALKKPPPPINNHRTPPKAAKPKPTPAQGKARSASVLRPIQVTNSNKTTAAKATAGVKVTSPPTAQRSPPGQGAVRRDSSPGRGLSSGLTGLSKNQLRLVGLSKIQLRMMEMEDATFYQGHDRTHITTERVERALMALLTAQGLPKSRAPQASPVDSPECGSEFCRLGCVCSSLARVSRGPLHCYRPDCMLGCSCFKRRITKQTTAAENDQHQTLPVYTVSNVEHEVQPNRGVRVSTLWDCTSGVDPEPLFSPKPAPNIPIKPLTRIYNPGPKRYVPRLTPELREEDKDPVYKYFESMMTCARVREFNSKPPPQVLPPQVHLFKDNNSSIIPSSRKKMIAAILSTPNKPVVRVKSPSTQAKKPKVPEPTRQLEIQSECNWDQHRKLVLGVLCRRMTQNRLSEPFNIGPYHVRLLSNTHKRKAESTIIIFKVCISKAEDGDTDDSDESDSEVTDNSSDDSDEDEEEEGIPKPEEPEMQVGVTPFLTGVVPAGRLKARKKQPTCPAVGLIQVNGKSYSQARLLLGQMGALHPANRLAAFVTGRLRSVAKAPQKAPQKAPQKPLNCFPRAKKTSVGAGHLKTAVTAVAPQGSSSITAMAKKGALAQKLFQTPAGKNRPPPYRPPWSLGVTKSKGKTSTSQSTTNPKDPVGSPLLLVPMAPPPAPGTSQGSPPVSPPAGKMLLQTVSSSQGCKMYRQPNGQLIKLVPLNRMRHIKAKNQDKLTRFATKTFPPPPPLTSIHPPRSPPPHAPLIKFIMGQLGAITPSQTSSSSSPLSLTVSSSLKTPSFLGQTGTYSFRICPPTAGDQGSRGPGQGTVGGPAGVSLPGGFTLIQLPKPGGTGGGAPRLPELIRTTGVGSAGPGEVKAQKNPRGTSSSSPLPLALTPVKTEDHSYTPGLNTNTSDSRSALAQKKDLKTQSKDLKSDRRSAKANTSCPVEPNELTCDEKMLSDESDAERGEVGEGSGLWSPESWKKDTEFSRFTTLRMHENGHPDFKVEDSNSDNSSDDSSDDSDSDSDEYANEDEEEAVDIETVEERRQGITIAQMRAAVKHTLKTCQDGETAPKEKHQRDMRQEEGSGEGGGRKNRTLTERLRRGEHQKLFTRLKQVLFMEELDPKVSKLHLLSQALKEIRTLSVDSESLEEKKRMLTEIQTVYVKEIAYMSGKPEELIKAKLKEIWEKKRTLAAQRRATVPPTSSPTSSTSTPSPNTMTVSQVSQASSLGQAGAASGSVKPVAAVLRTKSGKIILPASMLPPSMFRASKPAGRSVYTVKVMKRPTVTTLLTPTSSAAMEVVEKERAASGPEKDQERVSGEAEQPSDSPVAERPELGKEEPQAPVCNGSMEEETSTEKDNGSTPKKKKSLINKNSIKRLSGMKCPLVEIAPLNSAIWRPLEEPQMGGESDAGGWGLSLTKGEAAILVKALSEHQGIVVGRKGKDSLVQHNGKKSSVTLKGKDSSELQKEQDSTVSQKETDSLVPQKGEDSSVTPKEKAEVGLVTSKEKDCLLTQKGEGGSTDSSEAQLLKRKRGRPRLDIKTPQTDIKTPPTGDITTNPAPRGRPRKVSRIGVNIPVVTTGGNDQANVTQTAGSACNPTLVTRIPPGRDTNTGGGEIQLTPRERSLSPTRRGRRPKVSQVGVTTSPVVTTGPGGSPARVTQAGGSTPTPVTQAGGRPVKSAAGSPATWGRAPKVRRAGDSSSPAKVTRDAVTSPVTRAGLNPARWTRAGGGIPVVKTEGNLTKPPRGGAEVTSPVATTKGSPGKTPQAVGRPGTRHVTRAVSVKGLVSGKRTTRSDKA; encoded by the exons ATGGAGGATCCTACTGTActggaggagagggtagaggactcGGCCATTACTACCTCTATCACCACATCAATCCCATTTGACAGCGTCACCATGGAGCCAGGCCTGGCCAACGAGGATGTGGTGGAGGACCAAGAAGCTGTAGCCATGACAGACAAGGATGCAAGCTTAACCATCATAGCCATGGCTTCATCCACTGACACCATAACAAACACTGAAGTCAACCTAGCTATGGCATCATCCACACACAGTGAAGTGAACTTAGCAATAGCTTTATCCACTGATGTCATTACAAACAAAGAAGCGAGTGGAACCATAGCCGTACCCATGGATAGTGGGATAAACTCTGATGCTAAGCCAGCTAACACACCCATAGTATCAGCATCTTTATCACCAGCTGCCACTGTGACAAACACTGGTGCCAACCCAGCCCTCCCCTCACCATTTTTATCATCTGCTGCCAGTGGCCCAGCCCCCGGAGGCCTGCATCCCGAGGAGGAAGGCCTCTCAGCGATAAGCTCATGTGGTAGTGTGGGGGTCACTCTGGAGAACAGCAATGTCTGGAGGGAGTTCCACTGCTGTGGAACCGAGATGATCCTCACCAAACAGGGCCGGCGCATGTTTCCCTACTGCCGCTACCGCCTGACGGGTTTGGAACCAACACGTCGTTACTGCTTGGTCCTGTCAATCACCCCCGTCGACACGTACCGCCATCGCTGGAACCTGAAGGAGTGGGAACCCAGTGGTCCTGGAGAACCACACACCCAGGCCTCATGCCGACTCTTTCCCCACCAGGACTCATCAGCCCTGGGGAAGGTCTGGATGGCCAGCCTGGTCTCCTTCTATAAACTCAAACTGACTAACCACTGCCTGGACCAGGAGGGACATGTGTTGCTACACTCCATGCACCGCTACAGGCCCAGTTTACACGTGATCCCCGTCGCAGATGGAGACGACCTTGGCTTTGACCCTAAGCTGCTTGACCTCCAGCTCCTCGGCCCGGAGGTCATGACCTTCACGTTCCCGCAGACCGAGTTCTATGCAGTGACGTCGTACCAGAACACCAGGATCACCCAGCTGAAGATAGATTATAACCCCTTTGCTAAGGGCTTCCGGGAGGACAGCGGCAGCCCGCGCCTCGCAAAGCCCAGGCCGGAGCACCCTCAGGCGGGGAAGGGAGATATCCGCTCCCCTGGTCGTAGCACTGCTAGGTCCAATGGTGGTGAGGGGACTGAGCATATTGTTACTGTAAACAATGCTGTGGCTGATATCAG CATGAAGAAACGTTCTCTCCCTACAACTCACCCTGTGGGGGAAGTCTCAGGGAAGTTGAGGAAAGTAGCTCCTGGTACAGCAGATTCAGACGTCAATCAGACTGATGTGTCTGCCAGTGAAGAGGGGATGGATCTGGACTACAGTGACCATGTCTTCCACAGGCAGTACCTCCGAGCCCAGCTAGCCCTGCCCTCAGGAGCCTCCAGGCCAGAGAACAGCCCGGGGGCTGGGGGGGAGAGACTGGGTGCTGGGATGGACCACTCCAGACAGGCCAGCCTGACTGCTAACCCTCAGAATACTACACAGTCTACTGTGTTACACACAAACAGATGTTCAAAGCCtttaaaacgttccactgtagaACCAATGGACTCTGAGGTTCCGCCTTCACAGAAGGTTCCGCTTGTAGAGCCAACCATGACCGCACCCATTTCGCTTACAGAAACTCAGGAGGACAAGGCTGCGAGCTTAACCCCTAAAACATCCAAACCTCAAAAGATTGCACCCAAGCCTTCTCCTATCCCCTCACCTCTGACCCCCACTGCGTCCCCCTTTGCCGTTCCTAAGCCATGGAAGAAGGGGCGTAAACCAGGGGGCAATCGGTGGGGCAGTGTCGGAAAAGTCTCTAAGGGTACCAAGGCGGCGACAGCGGCTGTCACTGCAACTAGCAGCCCGATACCTGTTGCTATGCAACCCGAACTGGATGACGTAGAGGGTCTACTTTTTGTGTCCTTCACTTCCAAG GAAGCTCTTGGTGTCCATGTGGAGGACATGCCATCCAATAACACATCACCAGTCACTCAGGAACAGCCAGAGAAAACTG tactgGAGAGTGTTGAGGAGAAGATTGCAGTACTGGAGAGTGTTGAGGAGAAGATTGCCGGTCTGCAGACTATCTTACTGCAAGACCTGaacacactcaaacacagacAGGTCATCCACCCTGTCCTACAGGAGG TTGGGCTGAAGTTGAGCTCCCTGGACCAAGGCCTGGCCATCGATCTACAGTATCTGGGGGTGCGTCTACCGCTGTCTCCGCCTGTGTTCACTGGGCTGGGCAGCGCTACCTCCACTG ATGGAAGCAGGTCCTTTGTCTCCAGGACGGGGAAGACCAGTGACCTGACCAAGATCAAGGGCTGGAGGGACAAGTTCATCAGGACCAAAGAGACCTCTAAGAACCACAACCCCAACCGCTCGGCCTTCTGCAGCGAAATGCTCGACCAATACCTGGAGAGCGAGGCCCAGCGAATCAGCGACCGCGCTGCTGCCTTCTCCCACAACCCCCTGGGCTCAGTGGCCTATCAGCTGCCTGTGACCAGCACCAGCTATGTGCGGACCCTCGACAGTGTTCTGAAGACACGTGCCCCCCCGCCCCCCGCCTTCTGTAGACCCTGCCCCCTCTCTCGGAAACCCCTCCTCTACGCAGCTCTAAAGAAACCCCCTCCACCCATCAACAACCACAGGACCCCTCCTAAAGCAGCCAAACCCAAACCCACACCAGCCCAGGGCAAAGCCAGATCTGCCTCTGTGCTACGGCCCATCCAGGTCACCAACAGTAACAAAACTACTGCTGCTAAAGCTACAGCTGGGGTTAAAGTCACCAGCCCTCCTACTGCACAGCG GTCTCCTCCAGGCCAGGGGGCTGTGAGGAGGGACTCCAGCCCAGGGAGAGGCCTCTCCAGCGGGTTGACTGGCCTCTCTAAGAACCAGCTCAGACTGGTCGGTCTCTCTAAGATCCAGCTGAGAATGATGGAGATGGAAGATGCCACCTTCTACCAAGGACACGATAGAACACACATCACtactgagagggtggagagagcccTGATGGCACTGCTCACTGCGCAG GGTCTCCCTAAGAGCCGTGCCCCCCAGGCCAGTCCAGTGGACAGTCCAGAGTGTGGTTCTGAGTTCTGCaggctggggtgtgtgtgttccagcttGGCCCGGGTGTCCAGGGGTCCGCTCCACTGTTACAGGCCTGACTGTATGCTGGGCTGCTCCTGCTTCAAACGTAGGATCACCAAACAGACCACAGCAGCAGAGAACGACCAGCACCAGACACTGCCTGTTTACA CTGTGTCTAACGTGGAGCATGAGGTTCAGCCCAATCGAGGTGTCCGTGTCTCAACCCTGTGGGACTGCACCTCAGGGGTGGACCCCGAGCCCCTCTTCAGCCCGAAACCTGCCCCAAACATACCCATCAAGCCGCTAACCAGGATCTACAACCCTGGTCCAAAGCGCTACGTACCTCGTCTCACCCCCGAG ctGCGAGAGGAGGACAAGGACCCAGTCTACAAGTACTTTGAGAGCATGATGACGTGCGCCCGTGTCAGAGAGTTTAACAGTAAACCGCCGCCCCAGGTGCTGCCGCCACAGGTCCACCTCTTTAAGGACAATAATAGTTCCATCATCCCCAGCAGCAGAAAG AAAATGATCGCTGCCATCCTCTCAACTCCAAATAAACCAG TAGTACGAGTGAAAAGTCCCTCCACCCAGGCCAAGAAGCCTAAAGTTCCTGAACCCACTAGGCAGCTGGAGATCCAGTCAGAGTGTAATTGGGACCAGCACCGGAAACTGGTCCTGGGGGTTCTGTGCCGACGCATGACCCAGAACCGTCTGTCCGAACCCTTCAACATTGGCCCCTACCACGTCCGCctcctctcaaacacacacaaacgcaagGCTGAGAGCACCATCATCATATTCAAG GTCTGCATCAGTAAGGCTGAAGACGGTGATACCGATGATAGTGATGAATCCGATAGTGAAGTCACAGACAACAGTAGTGACGACAGTGATGAAGACGAGGAGGAAGAGGGCATCCCTAAGCCTGAGGAGCCAGAGATGCAGGTTGGAGTGACTCCCTTCCTAACAGGAGTAGTGCCAGCAGGCAGACTGAAAGCCAGGAAGAAACAACCAACCTGCCCTGCTGTAGGACTAATCCAG GTGAACGGTAAATCCTACTCCCAGGCCAGATTGCTGCTGGGGCAGATGGGAGCTCTGCACCCGGCCAATCGGCTAGCTGCGTTCGTCACCGGCAGGTTGCGCTCTGTAGCCAAGGCCCCTCAGAAGGCCCCTCAGAAGGCCCCTCAGAAGCCTCTAAACTGCTTCCCCAGGGCGAAGAAAACATCTGTGGGTGCTGGGCACTTGAAGACCGCAGTCACTGCTGTTGCTCCTCAAGGCAGTAGTAGCATTACAGCTATGGCTAAGAAAGGAGCTTTGGCCCAGAAATTATTCCAGACACCAGCAG GGAAGAACAGGCCTCCTCCGTACAGACCACCATGGTCCCTAGGTGTCACCAAATCTAAAGGCAAAACCTCTACCAGTCAAAGCACCACAAACCCTAAAGACCCAGTCGGCTCACCCCTGCTCCTGGTACCCATGGCCCCTCCTCCTGCCCCAGGCACCTCCCAAGGCTCGCCCCCTGTATCGCCCCCTGCTGGAAAGATGCTACTACAGACAGTCTCCTCCTCCCAGGGCTGTAAAATGTATCGTCAGCCCAACGGACAGTTGATCAAGCTGGTACCTCTGAATCGTATGCGTCACATAAAGGCCAAGAATCAAGACAAGCTCACTC GTTTTGCTACCAAGACattcccaccccccccccctctcacctcCATCCACCCCCCTCGCAGCCCCCCTCCCCACGCTCCCCTCATCAAATTCATCATGGGCCAGTTGGGTGCCATCACCCCATCCCagacctcttcctcttcctcccccttgtctctcactgtctcctcctccctgaagACCCCCAGCTTCCTGGGCCAGACTGGGACCTACTCCTTCAGGATCTGTCCTCCGACTGCAGGGGACCAGGGCTCTAGGGGTCCAGGCCAGGGCACCGTGGGAGGCCCAGCTGGAGTGTCCCTGCCTGGGGGCTTCACCCTCATCCAGCTCCCTAAgcctggaggtactggaggaggtGCTCCCAGGCTACCTGAACTAATCAGAACCACAGGTGTGGGTTCTGCTGGACCTGGAGAGGTAAAGGCACAGAAGAACCCAAGAGgaacctcttcttcctctcccttgcCTCTGGCATTGACACCAGTTAAAACCGAAGACCACTCCTACACCCCAGGGTTAAATACCAATacatctgactccagatcagcTCTAGCCCAGAAAAAGGACCTTAAGACTCAGTCAAAGGACCTTAAATCTGACCGTAGATCagccaaagccaacacctcttgtCCCGTGGAGCCCAATGAGTTGACCTGTGATGAGAAGATGCTGTCGGACGAGAGTgatgcagagagaggggaggtgggggagggctCGGGACTATGGAGCCCAGAATCATGGAAGAAAGACACTGAGTTCAGTCGGTTTACCACTCTAAGAATGCATGAGAACGGACATCCTGATTTTAAGGTTGAGGACTCTAATTCGGACAACTCCTCGGACGACTCCTCGGATGACTCGGATTCCGACAGTGATGAATATGCCAAC gaggacgaggaggaagcAGTGGACATCGAGacggtggaggagaggagacagggaatcACCATCGCTCAGATGAGGGCCGCTGTCAAACACACACT AAAAACTTGTCAGGATGGGGAAACGGCACCAAAAGAAAAG CATCAGAGGGATATGAGACAGGAGGAGGGGTCTGGTGAGGGAGGGGGTCGTAAGAACCGCACCCTGACGGAGAGGCTGCGTCGCGGCGAGCACCAGAAGCTCTTCACCAGACTCAAACAGGTGCTGTTCATGGAAGAACTGGACCCCAAGGTCTCCAAGCTACACCTCCTCTCACAG GCTCTGAAGGAGATTCGTACCCTGTCGGTGGACTCTGAGTctctggaggagaagaagaggatgcTGACTGAGATCCAGACTGTCTATGTCAAGGAGATCGCATACATGTCTG GAAAGCCAGAGGAGCTGATCAAGGCCAAGCTGAAGGAGATCTGGGAGAAGAAACGGACTCTAGCTGCCCAGAGGAGAGCAACTGTCCCCCCTACCTCTAGCCCCACCTCCTCTACTTCCACCCCTAGTCCCAACACCATGACGG TGTCCCAGGTGTCTCAAGCTAGCTCTCTGGGTCAAGCAGGAGCAGCTAGTGGCTCTGTGAAACCAGTGGCTGCTGTTTTACGCACCAAGAGCGGCAAGATCATACTTCCTGCTTCCATGCTTCCCCCTTCCATGTTTCGTGCTTCCAAACCAG CAGGAAGATCGGTCTACACAGTGAAAGTTATGAAGAGACCAACAGTCACCACCCTCTTAACCCCCACCTCCTCAGCAGCCATGGAGgttgtggagaaggagagagctgcCTCTGGCCCTGAGAAGGACCAGGAGAGAGTGTCTGGGGAGGCTGAGCAGCCCTCCGACAGCCCAGTAGCAGAGAGGCCAGAACTAGGTAAGGAGGAACCACAGGCCCCTGTCTGTAATGGATCCATGGAAGAAGAGACTTCCACAGAGAAGGATAACGGCTCAACTCCCAAAAAGAAGAAGTCACTAATCAATAAAAACTCAATCAAGAGGCTTTCTGGTATGAAGTGTCCCCTTGTGGAGATCGCTCCCCTAAACAGTGCCATCTGGAGGCCGTTGGAGGAACCACAGATGGGGGGTGAGAGTGATGCTGGAGGCTGGGGCCTGTCTCTGACCAAGGGAGAGGCAGCCATACTGGTGAAGGCGCTCTCTGAACACCAGGGCATAGTAGTGGGGCGGAAGGGCAAGGATAGCCTGGTACAACACAATGGAAAGAAGAGCTCTGTGACACTAAAGGGCAAGGATAGCTCAGAACTACAAAAAGAACAGGATAGCACGGTGTCACAGAAAGAAACTGATAGCTTGGTCCCACAAAAAGGAGAGGATAGCTCAGTCACACCAAAGGAAAAGGCAGAGGTTGGCTTGGTGACATCAAAGGAAAAGGATTGTTTGTTGACACAAAAGGGAGAGGGAGGCTCGACAGACAGCTCAGAGGCTCAACTACTGAAGAGAAAACGTGGAAGGCCTCGCTTGGACATAAAAACACCACAAACTGACATCAAAACACCACCAACTGGAGATATCACTACTAACCCTGCGCCGCGGGGTCGGCCCCGTAAAGTATCACGGATTGGGGTGAATATCCCTGTGGTGACGACCGGTGGCAACGACCAGGCCAACGTGACACAAACCGCAGGTAGTGCTTGTAACCCTACCTTAGTCACAAGAATACCCCCAGGTCGAGACACTAATACTGGGGGTGGTGAAATCCAACTAACACCAAGGGAACGTAGCCTAAGCCCTACGAGGCGGGGTAGAAGGCCTAAAGTATCACAGGTAGGGGTTACTACTAGCCCTGTGGTGACGACTGGGCCTGGGGGTAGCCCAGCCAGGGTGACTCAGGCTGGGGGTAGTACCCCTACCCCAGTGACTCAGGCTGGGGGTAGGCCTGTGAAGAGTGCTGCCGGTAGCCCTGCCACTTGGGGTAGGGCACCAAAGGTGCGGAGAGCTGGAGATAGTTCTAGTCCGGCCAAGGTGACTAGGGATGCGGTTACTAGCCCTGTAACTCGGGCTGGGTTAAACCCGGCGAGATGGACTCGTGCTGGGGGGGGTATCCCTGTGGTGAAGACTGAGGGCAACCTAACCAAACCTCCACGAGGAGGAGCTGAGGTTACTAGCCCTGTAGCGACGACTAAAGGAAGCCCAGGTAAAACGCCACAGGCTGTGGGTCGGCCTGGAACTCGACATGTGACCCGCGCTGTATCGGTGAAGGGCCTTGTCAGTGGGAAGAGGACAACAAGGTCTGATAAGGCCTAG